One segment of Tetrapisispora phaffii CBS 4417 chromosome 1, complete genome DNA contains the following:
- the TPHA0A02770 gene encoding uncharacterized protein (similar to Saccharomyces cerevisiae HAL5 (YJL165C) and KKQ8 (YKL168C); ancestral locus Anc_1.180): MSSQDTKPDIISHSPQTRSRSLSGSIKNLFKLSSSSQINNGPLSKHASDRTDNNTLPKIVESKKDDLILSKEVPVSSNNSPSSKYVSFSSDEEGPVLQRVPVRKNTVKSSSKHPTSPRYSSDGGNSTEILSKVEGSVNTHSSSSRDASRKSNSAGLNESDSSDNTNRHIDSILSSDSKSSIQNLKLEETVTKNKKNSIHPPNHHVPAASNKVVNGVNESQTSAKLGKSLSRNNSFKIPSLFKSTNASSNGNTLNIGNVSDISRSNSLSGVYSPLSRKNSISLQPRKTKPHSDTISVGSLQPEDNRGKCILQVENFKVFENGSHEHNLNIMQVIRPYIDNGHDEASDNSAHETHDNVKQRSAFSLISMFKSHKNEENLANIQQDQTVDNELKNAFSLISSHTGDIPKVVCTSDVSDSETQTTNSHDIKDSNNKNDLGELSNKIVNEHAAIGVTELKLINELSERINKALSGKISDASQFNRNNKATFEQKFGKSVGVVLGHGSYGTVRLFSKDRIESDPASFQSYCDNKKIFFAVKELKPRSNEHKDKFTTRITSEFIIGHSLSHSKNRNGIVRCHPNIVKIIDLMEVSNTSFIEVLEFCPAGDLYSILIAKSKSGMTLNPLEADCFMKQLLTGIQFMHIHGVAHCDLKPENLLFHSNGLLKICDFGTSCVFQTAWEKTAHFQSGIVGSEPYVAPEEFIHGNEYDPRLVDCWSAGVIYCSMVLGHYLWKLAVPEKDSLYKSFCTEMNDSNEFYVFEEMKHINHEINRLRKMTLYKIFQIDPSKRITIDQALGSAWMRNTNCCIHYKRSI; the protein is encoded by the coding sequence ATGAGTTCTCAAGACACTAAACCTGATATTATATCCCACTCACCACAAACAAGAAGTAGATCATTGTCTGgttcaataaaaaatttgttcaaattgtcttcatcatcacaaattaataatggTCCTCTCTCGAAACACGCAAGTGACCGAACAGACAATAATACTTTACCAAAAATAGTagaatcaaaaaaagaTGATTTAATACTATCTAAAGAAGTTCCTGTTAGCTCAAATAACTCACCATCATCCAAATATGTTAGTTTCTCATCAGACGAAGAGGGTCCTGTATTACAACGAGTACCCGTACGAAAGAACACTGTAAAATCTTCCTCCAAACATCCTACATCTCCAAGATATTCTTCTGATGGAGGCAATAGTACTGAAATTTTATCGAAGGTTGAAGGATCAGTCAATACTCATTCTAGCAGTTCTAGAGACGCTTCaagaaaatcaaattcTGCTGGATTAAACGAATCCGACTCATCTGATAATACTAATAGACATATTGATTCTATACTATCTTCTGACAGTAAAAGTTCTATCCAAAATCTTAAACTTGAAGAAACAGTTACtaagaataaaaagaatTCAATTCATCCCCCAAACCACCACGTTCCAGCGGCAAGTAATAAAGTCGTCAATGGAGTAAACGAAAGCCAAACTTCAGCTAAACTAGGGAAAAGTCTATCaagaaataattcattCAAAATACCATCACTTTTTAAAAGCACCAATGCTAGCTCAAATGGCAATACCCTTAACATCGGTAATGTAAGTGACATATCTAGATCGAATTCATTGTCTGGAGTTTATTCACCACTATCCAGAAAAAACAGTATCAGTTTACAACCTCGTAAAACAAAACCACATTCTGACACAATAAGCGTAGGTTCATTACAACCAGAAGATAATAGAGGTAAATGCATATTACAAGTTGAAAACTTTAAAGTATTTGAAAATGGTAGTCATGAacataatttaaatataatgcaGGTTATACGCCCTTATATTGATAATGGACACGATGAAGCTTCCGATAATAGTGCTCACGAAACACACGATAATGTGAAACAACGTTCGGCATTTTCTCTGATAAGTATGTTTAAATCTCATAAAAATGAGGAAAACTTGGCAAATATTCAACAGGATCAAACAGTGGATAATGAACTTAAAAATGCATTTTCTTTGATAAGTTCCCATACTGGAGATATTCCAAAAGTTGTATGTACGTCTGACGTCAGTGATTCAGAAACACAAACGACTAATTCACATGATATAAAAGACTCGAATAATAAAAACGATTTAGGTGaattatctaataaaattgtgAATGAACATGCTGCAATTGGGGTAACAGAGTTAAAGCTGATTAATGAACTTTCtgaaagaataaataaGGCCCTTTCAGGGAAGATCTCTGATGCATCTCAATTTAATCGAAATAATAAAGCTACTTTTGAACAGAAATTTGGTAAATCAGTAGGCGTAGTTCTTGGGCATGGTTCATATGGGACAGTTAGATTGTTCTCAAAAGATAGAATTGAATCTGATCCAGCATCGTTTCAATCTTACTGtgacaataaaaaaatattttttgcaGTTAAGGAACTGAAACCAAGATCTAATGAACATAAGGACAAATTCACTACTCGTATTACATCTGAATTTATTATCGGACATTCATTAAGtcattcaaaaaatagaaatgGTATTGTAAGATGTCATccaaatattgtaaaaattattgatttaatGGAAGTTTCGAATACTTCATTTATTGAAGTTTTAGAATTTTGTCCTGCCGGTGACTTATATAGCATCTTAATTGCTAAGTCTAAATCAGGCATGACATTAAATCCGTTAGAGGCTGACTGTTTTATGAAACAATTACTGACCGGTATACAATTTATGCACATTCATGGTGTTGCACATTGTGATCTAAAACCTGAAAATCTTCTATTTCATTCTAATGGTTTGCTTAAAATTTGCGACTTTGGCACAAGTTGTGTTTTCCAAACTGCATGGGAGAAGACAGCGCACTTTCAATCAGGTATTGTTGGTTCTGAACCATACGTTGCACCAGAAGAATTCATTCATGGCAATGAATATGACCCAAGATTGGTAGATTGTTGGAGTGCAGGTGTAATATATTGCTCTATGGTCTTGGGTCATTATTTATGGAAGCTTGCTGTCCCTGAAAAAGATTCCCTTTACAAATCATTTTGTACAGAAATGAATGATTCGAATGAATTCTATGTTTTCGAAGAAATGAAACATATCAATCATGAAATAAATCGTTTACGTAAGATGACactttacaaaatatttcaaatagaTCCTTCAAAAAGAATAACCATAGACCAGGCACTTGGTTCAGCATGGATGAGGAACACAAATTGTTGCATTCACTATAAACGTAGTATATAG
- the TPHA0A02790 gene encoding uncharacterized protein (similar to Saccharomyces cerevisiae YJL163C; ancestral locus Anc_1.183), producing the protein MMSESFNDLSNNIPNSSTIHNDRDNEEIRNSGERNEVEPLLSNNTYYNQNPDMVIEQTGIGLYESIISDQNHEFETEETRWLRDFRLKHTHLPWHKKPSIYLLSFVVGLISLADIMIKAPIIPLQMDKICEAILEYNNDTKICDKSDVQEILSKVTSFSLLLSGIISLIFISKWNALSDKVGRVPIFKCIGIIKLLGLLLQIYSVAPRTKVTLWVFVIPNIIDAFSGGAFTIISTSNSYITDIMDPETVTVTISFMMSVLYGTIGLGPLLSSILVKFTSSNFYALFFSLFLNLLYILICFTSLVETRHPEAMKKSNLDHNKRYSEIWEQTEECISRPNNNFIIRITRELIGRLVSQIYVLLYPLKNLWAARDSNGSIKPRIILLTLLIIDALYVSSTICTIPTLVLFTTYKYNWTSIELGYFISITGLGRCVVLLLIAPFGLHYLKKNYQTKTIAADKIDLTCIRYPLFFAALSNVFMLFYADDIRSLIILVVCQCLSSLASPTLSGTMIKYCPSHKTGESFGAMSFVTSIIIFSISPIYLSIYGSSVTTRPEIFLVIPLTCGTLAFLLTFFLAYLMGQEESMTTETE; encoded by the coding sequence ATGATGTCAGAGTCATTCAACGACCttagtaataatataccCAATTCAAGTACTATACACAATGACAGAGACAATGAAGAGATCAGAAACAGTGGCGAAAGGAATGAGGTTGAGCCGTTGCTAAGCAATAATACGTACTATAATCAAAATCCAGATATGGTTATTGAACAAACGGGTATTGGATTATATGAAAGTATAATATCAGATCAGAATCATGAGTTCGAAACTGAAGAAACAAGATGGCTAAGGGACTTTAGACTAAAGCATACACATCTACCGTGGCATAAGAAACCAAGTATATACTTGTTAAGTTTCGTAGTCGGCTTAATTAGTTTAGCTGATATAATGATTAAGGCACCAATAATTCCTTTACAAATGGATAAGATTTGTGAAGCTATACTAGAATACAATAATGATACTAAAATATGTGATAAGTCAGATGTTCAAGAAATTCTTTCGAAAGTTACTTCATTTTCCTTACTGCTATCTGGAATAATCTcgttaatatttatatcaaaatGGAATGCATTATCTGATAAAGTTGGTCGTGTGccaatttttaaatgtattggtataattaaattactGGGATTATTATTGCAGATATATTCAGTTGCACCAAGAACAAAAGTTACACTTTGGGTATTTGTAAtaccaaatattattgatgcATTTTCAGGAGGTGCCTTCACTATTATTTCGACATCAAATAGCTATATAACAGATATCATGGATCCTGAGACGGTTACTGTTACTATTAGTTTTATGATGAGCGTTTTATATGGGACAATTGGACTGGGTCCTCTTTTAAGTTCGATTTTAGTCAAATTTACCAGTAGTAACTTTTACGCtttatttttcagtttatttttgaatttgttatatatattgatttgTTTTACCTCACTGGTAGAAACGAGACATCCAGAGGCAATGAAAAAATCAAACTTAGATCATAATAAAAGGTATAGTGAAATATGGGAGCAAACTGAAGAGTGTATTTCTAGacctaataataattttataataagGATAACAAGAGAACTAATAGGTAGACTAGTTTCTCAGATTTATGTGCTTCTATATcctttgaaaaatttgtGGGCAGCAAGGGACTCAAATGGATCTATAAAACCCAGGATAATTTTACTAACCTTATTGATAATTGATGCTCTGTACGTCTCCAGTACAATCTGTACCATACCAACTTTAGTGCTCTTCACAACTTATAAGTATAATTGGACATCGATTGAATTAggttattttatttcaataactGGGCTAGGACGATGTGTAGTACTTCTGCTCATCGCACCTTTTGGTTTACACTACctgaaaaagaattacCAAACTAAAACAATAGCTGCTGATAAAATTGATCTAACGTGCATCAGATATCCTTTGTTTTTTGCAGCACTCTCTAATGTATTTATGCTATTTTATGCAGACGATATTCgttcattaataatattggtCGTATGCCAATGTTTAAGTAGTCTGGCATCTCCTACATTAAGTGGAACAATGATAAAGTATTGCCCTTCACATAAAACTGGAGAGAGTTTCGGTGCAATGTCATTTGTAAcatctattattattttttcaatttcaccaatatatttaagCATATATGGGTCTAGTGTAACCACAAGAcctgaaatatttttagtGATACCGTTAACCTGTGGTACATTGGCATTcttattaacattttttcTTGCCTATTTAATGGGACAAGAAGAGTCTATGACAACGGAAACTGAATAG
- the MCD4 gene encoding mannose-ethanolamine phosphotransferase MCD4 (similar to Saccharomyces cerevisiae MCD4 (YKL165C); ancestral locus Anc_1.184) — translation MLRNPRTTLIIVGIFFHLFYLWSIFDIYFVSPLVHGMSYYRSTDAPPAKRLFLIVGDGLRADTTFDLITHPVSGETAYLAPYIRSIVLNNGTYGISHTRMPTESRPGHVAMIAGFYEDVSAVTKGWKENPVNFDSFFNQTNHTYSFGSPDILPMFKQGASDPNKIDAWMYGHEFEDFSQSSLELDAFVFDHVNELFKNATLDSDLNEQIKQDGNCFFLHLLGCDTAGHSYRPYSAEYYDNVKYIDMQISQLVEKVNDFFGDDQTAFVFTADHGMSAFGSHGDGHPNNTRTPLVAWGAGINKPEKHQYPIVNNYTESWGFDYIKRNDVKQADIASLMSYLIGTNYPANSVGELPISFIDGEEGKKMHSLLNNAKSILEQYIVKEAEIIDSQFIYKEYYKFQEKSYHMYLQEINQLISNIEAGEINLEKDAIELIEELITITLEGLQYLTTYNWIFIRSIVTMGFIGWIVYAFSLFLRLFILNKSNGIYSTSIINLLFFTTTGIILYYILYYQRSPFNYYMYLLFPLFFWSQIVTMKMVLKTGIKEFFNGISTSYKILISMAIILIYEGIVYGFLHRWIFSVIFNILAFYPLACGVNGIYTNLGWIITSACISTFTTFDAVKIEDLNQINTAAVLIIISGIYGLHKVKKLLSSYSTNLFIFQIVLVALSCLISNKSATSLQLREGLPRDAQIGGWISLFVTLIVCPFMHYRHPVNDYRVRLLLIYLMFAPTFIILSISFEALFYFFFTCYIIQWIEIESYIKVTYKQNNWLQLLRVSVIGFFLLQVAFFGTGNVSSISSFSLDSVYRLTPIFDPFLMGALLMLKLLIPYLLLSIGLGILNQKLQIKDYAISTLIISSSDMLSLNLFYLVKTDGSWLDIGMTISNYCLAILSSLFMLVLEIVSHILLKNVTIERPVTEGKKKN, via the coding sequence ATGTTGAGAAATCCAAGAACAACATTGATTATTGTTGGTATATTCTTCCACCTTTTCTACCTATGGTCTATCtttgatatttattttgtatcACCTCTAGTTCATGGTATGTCATATTATCGTAGTACAGATGCCCCTCCAGCTAAAAggttatttttaattgttggTGATGGTTTACGTGCTGATACAacttttgatttaattaCACACCCAGTTAGTGGTGAAACTGCATACTTAGCCCCATATATAAGATCAATCGTTTTAAATAATGGTACTTATGGTATCTCACATACTAGAATGCCGACCGAATCTAGGCCTGGGCATGTCGCCATGATAGCTGGCTTTTACGAAGATGTTAGTGCAGTAACAAAAGGTTGGAAAGAAAATCCTGTAAATTTCGATAGTTTTTTTAACCAAACAAACCATACTTATTCATTTGGTTCTCCTGACATTTTACCTATGTTTAAACAAGGTGCATCAGATCCCAATAAAATAGATGCTTGGATGTATGGCcatgaatttgaagatttttCTCAATCATCACTTGAGTTAGATGCCTTTGTCTTCGATCAtgtaaatgaattattcaaGAATGCAACACTAGATAGTGatttaaatgaacaaataaaacaagATGGTAACTGTTTCTTTTTACATTTATTAGGTTGTGATACTGCTGGTCATTCATACAGGCCATATTCTGCAGAATATTATGATaatgttaaatatattgacaTGCAAATTTCACAACTGGTAGAAAAAgtaaatgatttttttggaGATGATCAAACTGCATTTGTTTTTACAGCTGATCATGGTATGAGTGCATTTGGCTCTCATGGTGATGGACACCCTAACAATACTAGAACTCCCTTAGTTGCTTGGGGTGCTGGTATCAATAAACCAGAAAAACATCAATATCCAATAGTTAATAATTACACCGAAAGCTGGGGATTTGACTACATCAAACGTAACGATGTTAAACAAGCTGACATTGCTTCGTTAATGTCTTACCTAATTGGTACAAATTATCCAGCTAATTCCGTAGGAGAGTTAccaatatcatttattgaCGGAGAAGAAGGGAAGAAAATGCattctttattaaataatgcaAAAAGTATTTTGGAACAGTATATTGTAAAAGAAGCAGAAATTATAGATTCAcagtttatatataaagaataCTATAAATTTCAGGAAAAGTCCTATCACATGTACTTACAagaaattaatcaattaatttcaaatatagaAGCAGGAGAAATTAATCTAGAAAAAGATGCAATCGAATTGATCGAAGAATTAATCACTATTACCCTCGAGGGTCTACAATATTTAACGACATATAACTGGATATTTATCAGATCAATTGTCACAATGGGTTTTATTGGATGGATTGTTTATGCATTTAGTTTATTCTTAAGATTATTCATCCTAAACAAAAGCAATGGTATTTATTCCActtcaattattaatttactatttttCACCACAACAggtattatattatattacatTTTATACTACCAGCGTTCACCATTCAATTACTACATGTATCTGTTATTCCCTCTCTTTTTCTGGAGTCAAATTGTTACTATGAAAATGGTATTAAAAACGGGTATAAAGGAATTCTTCAATGGTATTTCAACTTCCTATAAAATTCTAATCTCAATGgcaataatattaatttatgaAGGGATTGTTTATGGATTTTTACATCGTTGGATTTTTTCAGTAATCTTTAATATACTAGCCTTTTACCCACTAGCATGTGGTGTAAACGGTATTTATACTAATTTGGGATGGATTATAACTAGTGCTTGTATCTCAACATTTACTACTTTTGATGCAGTTAAAATTGAAGACctaaatcaaataaatacagCAGCAGTTCTAATAATCATTAGTGGTATTTATGGCTTACATAAAGTCAAGAAATTACTAAGCAGCTACTCTACAAATCTGtttattttccaaatcGTGCTGGTTGCCCTGAGCTGTCTCATTTCTAATAAATCTGCCACATCTCTTCAATTGAGAGAAGGTTTACCTCGTGATGCACAAATTGGTGGATggatttcattatttgtaaCTTTAATAGTTTGTCCATTTATGCATTACAGACATCCAGTGAATGATTATCGTGTTAGATTATTActgatttatttaatgtttgCTCCcacttttattattctaaGTATATCGTTCGAGgcattattttatttcttttttacttgctatattattcaatggATCGAAATCGAATCATATATCAAAGTAACATACAAACAAAATAACTGGTTGCAATTACTAAGAGTTTCAGTGATTGgatttttcttattacAAGTTGCATTCTTTGGTACTGGCAACGTTTCCTctatttcatcattttcattagaCTCTGTTTATAGGTTAACACCCATCTTTGATCCTTTCTTAATGGGTGCCCTATTAATgttgaaattgttaattccatatttattattatcaattggtTTAGGTATTCTTAATCAAAAACTTCAAATCAAAGATTATGCAATTTCAACATTAATCATTTCTTCAAGTGATATGTTGTCATTAAACCTATTTTATCTAGTCAAGACAGATGGCTCATGGTTAGATATCGGCATGACGATCTCAAATTACTGTTTAGcaattctttcttctttgtttATGCTAGTTCTGGAAATTGTTAGTCATATCTTATTGAAGAACGTTACTATCGAAAGACCAGTAACTGAaggaaaaaagaaaaattaa
- the JJJ2 gene encoding Jjj2p (similar to Saccharomyces cerevisiae JJJ2 (YJL162C); ancestral locus Anc_1.185), with protein MEIDKTTHYSVLGLTPTASLNDIKKSYKKLARELHPDKSKSNESSELFKIVVDAYSILSDVKEREEYNITLHRKGLYTNYKQSNNDKKTSNTVNKSKESNTQHTEDKRGGDKNSNKNTVRKSKPYEQQPYGFGPYVDNLVNEKDKPETTQDLKEDLKRNTTKNETESKHEHADKIAKQESTATKNTKSDSKIDEPFNNIKENPKLRKLSDLDNTADERSPKPKKKTRSGAEKATQKASKVKPTGQCNIRRPQIYPYSDKSSSFDSLDDLGIKQIRQELHKINLQDQNGNNLHPKMDNMNSNNFKLNSDDAHKHEFQEVRTKRKKSNSIKLTELESVLPKIGDVTFDMNDIRRSLMESPVSKKLKIEKHNFDSILSELNTSLNSNEEFKHLSNLTVPTFELSLNDNSIINKEYEVNKFKNYIHNSNRLKSNIISKMNSRLLNDLNSNINNIFEQDMNFREAFQDKYSDVELSNILHDINKKQHDAFVKIYQII; from the coding sequence ATGGAAATCGATAAAACAACACATTATTCAGTGTTGGGATTAACCCCTACAGCTTCATTGAATGATATTAAGAAATCTTATAAGAAACTAGCAAGAGAATTGCATCCTGATAAATCCAAATCCAATGAGTCAAGTGAACTGTTTAAAATTGTAGTAGATGCGTATTCTATTTTATCAGATGTTAAGGAAAGagaagaatataatattaccTTACACCGTAAAGGTTTATATACTAATTACAAACAATCAAATAACGATAAGAAAACCAGTAATACAGTAAACAAATCTAAAGAATCAAATACACAACACACAGAAGATAAAAGAGGAGGCGATAAAAACTCGAATAAGAATACTGTCAGGAAAAGTAAACCTTATGAACAACAGCCTTATGGGTTTGGACCATATGTTGATAATTTAGTGaatgaaaaagataaaCCTGAAACGACTCAGGACTTGAAAGAAGATCTCAAGAGAAACacaacaaaaaatgaaactgAGAGTAAACATGAACATGCTGATAAAATAGCGAAACAGGAGAGTACAGCTactaaaaatacaaaatcAGATAGTAAAATCGATGAGcctttcaataatataaaagaaaatccAAAGCTACGTAAACTAAGTGATCTAGATAATACAGCAGACGAAAGGAGCCCAAAACCTAAAAAGAAGACCCGTTCAGGGGCAGAAAAAGCAACTCAAAAGGCATCAAAAGTTAAGCCAACAGGTCAATGTAATATAAGAAGACCACAAATATACCCTTATAGTGAcaaatcatcttcatttgaTAGCCTAGACGATTTAGGGATTAAACAGATTAGACAAGAGTTACACAAGATCAATTTACAAGATCAAAATGGTAACAATCTGCATCCTAAGATGGATAACATgaattctaataattttaaattaaacaGTGACGACGCACATAAACATGAATTCCAGGAGGTTAGAACAAAAAGGAAGAAATCCAACAGTATCAAGTTAACTGAACTTGAATCTGTTCTGCCAAAAATTGGTGATGTAACGTTTGATATGAATGATATTAGACGTAGTTTAATGGAAAGCCCAGTatcaaagaaattaaaaattgaaaagcATAATTTCGATTCTATACTTTCTGAATTGAACACAAGCTTAAATAGCaatgaagaatttaaacatctttcaaatttaacCGTTCCTacatttgaattatcaCTTAATGACAACAGTATTATCAACAAAGAGTACGAAGTCAATAAATTCAAGAATTACATTCATAATTCAAACAGACTGAAATCTAACATAATCTCAAAAATGAATAGCAGATTATTGAATGATTTGAATTccaatataaataatatctttgaACAGGATATGAACTTTAGAGAAGCTTTTCAGGATAAATACTCTGATGTTGAGTTATCGAATATTTTGcatgatataaataaaaaacagCATGATGCATTTGTAaagatttatcaaataatttaa
- the TPHA0A02820 gene encoding uncharacterized protein (similar to Saccharomyces cerevisiae YJL160C and PIR1 (YKL164C); ancestral locus Anc_1.187) has protein sequence MQYKKTITAAALATTAMAVYAPSEPWTTLTPSATYSGGLTDYASSFGIAVQPITTGIASAASSVAKRAAAVSQIGDGQIQATTKTTAAAVSQIGDGQIQATTKTTAAAVSQIGDGQIQATTKTTAAAVSQIGDGQIQATTMTTASNEKTTTLVGSKSTSASTSSTASGALSTNPVTAEACLNDSTLAMTIKKGELTDSKGRIGSIVANRQFQFDGPPPQAGAIYAAGWSITPEGNLALGDSDVFYQCLSGNFYNLYDESIGAQCSPVHLEAIDLVSC, from the coding sequence atgcaATACAAAAAGACTATAACTGCCGCTGCTTTAGCCACCACTGCCATGGCTGTCTATGCTCCATCTGAGCCTTGGACTACTTTAACTCCATCCGCTACTTATTCTGGTGGGTTAACTGATTATGCTTCATCTTTCGGTATCGCCGTTCAACCAATTACAACTGGCATCGCTTCTGCTGCTTCTTCCGTTGCTAAGAGAGCCGCTGCTGTCTCCCAAATCGGTGACGGTCAAATCCAAGCTACTACAAAGACTACCGCCGCTGCTGTTTCTCAAATTGGTGACGGTCAAATCCAAGCTACCACCAAGACTACCGCCGCTGCTGTTTCTCAAATCGGTGACGGTCAAATCCAAGCTACCACCAAGACCACTGCTGCCGCCGTTTCTCAAATTGGTGACGGTCAAATCCAAGCTACTACAATGACTACTGCTTCCAATGAAAAGACTACCACTTTAGTCGGTTCTAAATCTACCTCTGCTTCAACTTCTTCTACTGCCAGTGGTGCTTTATCTACAAACCCGGTCACTGCCGAAGCTTGTCTAAATGACTCCACTTTAGCTATGACCATCAAAAAAGGTGAATTAACTGACTCCAAGGGTAGAATCGGTTCTATTGTAGCCAACAGACAATTCCAATTCGACGGTCCACCACCACAGGCTGGCGCTATCTACGCCGCCGGTTGGTCTATCACTCCAGAAGGTAACTTGGCTTTAGGTGACTCCGATGTCTTCTACCAATGTCTATCCGGTAACTTCTACAATTTATACGACGAATCCATCGGTGCTCAATGTTCTCCGGTTCATTTGGAAGCTATTGACTTAGTCAGTTGTTAA